GACGTATTCTCCCAGCTCCCTGAATTTAGCTTCGTCGAAGCTCTCCGTGTGGAGCTGAACCGCGCAGTCGGCTTCTTTTGCCAGGCTCATACCGTACTTCATCAGCTCGATGCTGGCATTCCATATCTCCTCGCTCACCTCGTAGTGGGGCCTCCCGATTTCTCCTATCGCTACTGCTTTTCCCTCAAAGCAGAGCTTCTGGGCGTATTCCAGAGCTTTCATCACCTCGTTTTTGGCGTATTCAAGGCCCTTTTTCTCGGCCAGATGGACAAACTCCGCCGGGTGAACACCCACAACAGCGAAGGCCTTCACCGGCGTTTCGCGGTTTATCCTCTCGACGAGCTCAAGGTGAAAGTCCATTGCCTTCATGAAGTCCTCCGCTTTCAATCCCGGAAAGCCGTAGTCGTGGGCAGTCTTGTAGACAACCATCAGGTGCGTTCCGCCAGCTCTGTGGAACTGCTTGACAGCCTCAAGGAAGAGGCCCTTGAAAGGATCAACGTGGAAGTGATTATCTAGGATTATCATAGTTCTCACCCCTACGACTGGTAAACCTCGAGGAGGTCTCCCTTTTTAGCGTTTGTCCTCCCCTCAAGGATTAAGGCAACCCTGTCGCCGTCAACAGCGAAGTCAACCCTTTTCCTGTTCCTCTGGATTTCTCTGATTACAGCGATGCCTTTCCCCTTCACCTTGTAGCCCGGATAGACAACGCCCTCAACCGTGCCGATGAGCGTTTCCCTGCCAAAAACGGTTAAGACTTCGTCCACAAGGAACCTGCCCGCGGGATTTCGAGAGGCTATGAACTCTCCGCCCGCATCTTTCTTTTCCGGTCGTTTCAGAAAGTCAAACAACCCCATACTCCCACCGGAGGAATTTGGAATAGAAGAACAAAAGCTTATCCCTTAAATCGGGCTCCCAAACTCCAAGTTAGGAACCTTTTGTTACAAACTTGTGCTTCAATGCACATTTATAAACATAGAAAGCCAACAGCTTTTCACAAACGGTGATGGGTATGGAGGACCTTGGGTACCTTTCAGAGTATCCCCCCGAACCAAGTTCACTGATTCCCCTCCTCCAGAGAACCCAGGAGCGCTTCGGATACCTGCCGAGAGAGGCCCTTGAGGAGATAGCCAATTACCTCGGAATTCCCCTGAGCAGGGTCTACGGTGTGGCTACATTCTACGCCCAGTTCCGCTTTGAACCCCTCGGGGAAATACGTCATCAAAATCTGCCATGGAACGGCCTGCCATGTGAACGAGGCAATCACGATTGCACAGGCCATAACGGAAGAGCTCGGCATAGAAGAAGGCCAGACGACAGAGGACGGGCTGATAACACTTGAACGCGTTGCCTGCCTCGGTTGCTGTAGTTTAGCGCCCGTGGTCATGATAAACGACAAGGTCTTCGGAAAGCTAACCCCCGACAAAGTCAGGAAACTCGTCAAAAGGCTCCGGGAGGGGAAGCTTGATGTCTGAGGTAAAGGCCATAGCCGTCGGCATGAACTCCTGCGGAATAGCGGCGGGAGCAAAGGAAACCTACGAGGCCATAAAGGCCGAACTGGAGAGAAGAAACCTCGACGTTAAGCTCAAGATAGTCGGCTGTGTGGGCATGTGCTACCGCGAACCCCTCGTTGACGTCATAACCGAGGACGAGATTATCACCTACGGTCACGTTGACCCGAAGAAAGTTCCGAGGATTATAGAGGAGCACGTGATAAACGGGAAACCCATTGAGGAGTGGATAGTCAAACGCGACTGGTGGGAAAACGGCGAGAGGAAAACGTGGGACGTTGACGGCTACTTTTCCAAGCAGGTAAAAATAGTGCTGGAGAACTCAGGCTACATAAACCCAGAGGACATTGAGGAATACATAGCCGTTGGAGGATACGAGGCGCTGAAAAAGGCCCTCAAGATGGAGCCGGAAGAGATAATAGACATCATAACGAAGTCCGGACTAAGGGGAAGGGGTGGCGCGGGCTTCCCAACGGGTTTGAAGTGGAAGTTCACGAGGGAAGCCAAAGGCGACGAAAAGTACATCATCTGCAACGCCGACGAGGGCGACCCCGGAGCCTTTATGGACAGGAACGTCCTTGAGGGCGACCCTCACCGCGTTATTGAGGGCATGATAATAGGCGCCTACGCGATTGGGGCAACCAAGGGCTTCATCTATGTGAGAGCAGAGTATCCACTCGCCATCAGAAGGCTGAAGATAGCCCTGAAGCAGGCCCGCGAGAGGGGATTCTTGGGGGAGAACATACTCAGTTCAGGCTTCTCCTTTGACATCGAGATAAAGGAAGGGGCTGGAGCCTTCGTCTGCGGTGAGGAAACGGCGCTGATAGCATCTATAGAGGGCAAGCGTGGAATGCCGAGGCCGAGACCACCATATCCAGCTCAAAAGGGCCTCTTCGGAAAGCCGACAAACATAAACAACGTCGAGACGTGGGCAAACGTCCCCTGGATAATAAGGCACGGATGGGAGGCGTTCGCATCCCTCGGAACCGAGAAGAGCAAAGGCACCAAAGTCTTCGCACTGTCGGGCAAGATAAAGCACAGCGGGAACGTCGAGGTTCCAATGGGAACGACGCTGAGGGAGATACTCTACGACATAGGCGGTGGCACAAAGACAGGAAAGAGGATTAAAGCGCTCCAGCTCGGCGGGCCTTCAGGAGGTTGCATCCCGGAGAGCCTATTTGACACGCCGGTAGACTACGAGAGCGTGAACGCGACGGGGGCCATAATGGGGAGCGGTGGAATGGTCGTCATGGACGAGGATACGTGTATGGTTGACGTTGCCAAGTTCTTCCTAGACTTCACGGTCAAGGAGTCCTGCGGAAAGTGCACTTTCTGCAGGATTGGCACTAAGAGAATGCTCGAAATCCTGGAGAGATTCACCGAGGGAAAGGCGACGGAAGAAGACCTCGACAGGCTTGAGAGACTCGCCCATCACGTCAAGGCCGGTTCGCTCTGCGGTCTCGGACAGACCGCCCCTAACCCCGTTTTGACGACGCTCCGCTACTTCAGGGACGAATACCTGGCCCATATCGAGGGGAAATGCCCCGCAATGGTCTGCAAGCCCCTCATAAGGTACGTCATCGTTCCCGAGAGGTGCACCGGCTGTACTGCATGTGCAATCTTCTGCCCGGCCAAGGCAATAACCGGCGAGAGGCTTAAGCCCCACGAGATAGACCAGGAGAGATGCATCAAGTGCGGAACCTGCTACGAGGTCTGCCGGTTCAACGCGATAGAAATCCTTACGGGGGGTGAGTGATATGGTAAAGCTCATCGTTGACGGGAAAGAAGTTGACGCCCCTAGAGATAAGCCCCTAATAGAGTTCCTGCGGGAGATTGGCCACGTCCCGGGCTTCTGCTACACTGGAGAGCTTGAACCCTACGGTTCCTGTCGTCTATGCCTCATCGAGACGGAGAGAGGAATAACTACGGCGTGCACCCTTAAACCTGCGGAAGGAATGCGAATAGAGACACTGAGCGAGAAGGTCATCGAGATGAGAAGAAGCGCCCTTGAGCTTCTTCTTTCGAGCCACTACGGGGATTGTATAGGCCCCTGTCAGGACGCCTGCCCGGCTCATGCAGATATACAGAGCTACCTCGCACTCATAGCGATGGGCAAGTATCACGAGGCCGTTAAGCTGATGAAGGAGAAGTACATCCTCCCGGCGGTGCTCGGAAGGGTCTGCCCGGCCTTCTGCGAGGAAGCATGCAGGAGAAACCTCGTGGACGAGCCTGTGGGGATAAGGCTTGCGAAGCGCTTCGCAGCGGACTACGACCTTGAGAATGGCCCCTGGATGCCTGAAATACCGCCCTCGACGGGAAAGAGGATTGCAGTTGTTGGAGGCGGACCTGCTAGCCTCGCCTGCGCCTACTACCTCAGGCTGAAGGGTCATGAGGTTACCATCTTCGAGGCCATGCCCCAACTCGGCGGAATGACTCGCTACGGCATTCCAGAGTACAGACTTCCGAGGGATGTCCTTGATAGGGACATAGCGACCGTGATAAACACTGGAATAAGTGTAAGAACCAACACAACCCTCGGCAGGGACGTGAGCTTAGAAGAGCTGAGGGAAAACTACGACGCCGTTTTCTTGGCCATCGGAGCGTGGAAGAGCAGAAAGATGGGGATTCCCGGGGAGGACCTCAAGGGGGTAATGCACGGCATAGAGTTCCTCAGAAAGGTGAACACAGGAGAGAAAGTAGAGCTCGGTGAGCGCGTTATAGTGGTAGGCGGTGGGAACACCGCGATGGACGTCGCAAGGACTGCTCTGAGGCTCGGTGCAAAGGTTACTGTTGTCTACCGCCGTTCAAAGGCAGAGATGCCGGCAAACGAGCGCGAAGTGGAGGAAGCCATGGAGGAAGGCGTTGAGTTCCTCTTCCTGACCAACCCCGTCAGAATTCTCGGCGATGGAAGGGTAGAGGAGGTAGAACTAATCAGGATGCGCCTTGGCGAACCGGATTCAAGCGGAAGAAGGAAGCCTATCCCAATTGAAGGCTCGGAATTCCGCGTCAAGGCCGACAACGTGATTCTGGCGATAGGTCAGCACTGTGACGAGGAGTTCCTGAGGGGTCTTGGAATTGAGACGAGGCGGGGAAGGGCTGTTGTTGAGGAGATTACACTTCAGACGAACCTTCCGGGAGTCTTTGCCGGTGGAGACCTAGTTCTCGGGCCCTCAACGGTCATCGAGAGCATAGCAACGGGAAGAAGGGCGGCGATAATGATAGACCTATACCTCAAAGGTAAGCTCGAGAAGGCAAGGGAAGTCCTTATGGAGCCGGAGAAACACATCGAGGAAATTCTCGAGGACGGAGAACTCTACGAACTCCTCTTCGACCTCAAGCCCTACAACCACTGGAGATATGTAAGCGAGGAGGACTACCGCGAAACGAAGAGAAGACCGAGGGCCAAGGCGAAGCTCACCGACCCAGAAAAGAGGATTACTGGCTTTGAGGAAGTAGAGAAAACGTTGAACGAAAGCGAAGCAAGGAGAGAAGCCTCGCGCTGTATGAGCTGCGGCTGTCTGGCCGTCTTCGACTGCAGGCTGAGGGAGTACGCGACAATCTATAACGTGAAGCCCCAACTGGGCAGGGGAGAAAAGCGCTTTGAGGTTGATGAAAGTCACCCGTATATAACCCTCGACCCCAACAAATGCGTCCTCTGTGGCCTCTGCGTCCGTTTCACCCAGGAAATTTCAGGCGAAGGACTGATAGACTATTTGTTCAGGGGCTACAACACAAGGGTCGGACCACCGCTCGGAGATAAGATGGCAGACCTAAGGGGAAGTTTCGTTGGGGAGCTGGCGGATATCTGCCCGGTCGGGGCGATAGTGGAAAGACCACCCCTGACAAAGCCCGGCCCATGGAAAACGGAAAAAATTAGAACAGTTTGTAACGGCTGTTCCTTTGCCTGCGAAATGGCAGTTGAAGTCTACGCGGGAACTCTCGTAAGGGCTTCAAGTGTCGAGAACTCGTGGAACAGATACATCTGCGACATTTGTAGGTTTGAAAGGCCCTGGGAGAAGTCTCTTAAGGGCCCCCTCCTCAACGGAAGACCTGTGAGCTGGGAAGAGGCTAAGAGCTTCATTGAAAAGGAAAATTACGCCCTGATTCTGACGCCTGACCTAACCAACGAGGAAATAGAGGCCCTGAAGTCCTTCGCCAA
This window of the Thermococcus sp. genome carries:
- a CDS encoding TatD family hydrolase is translated as MIILDNHFHVDPFKGLFLEAVKQFHRAGGTHLMVVYKTAHDYGFPGLKAEDFMKAMDFHLELVERINRETPVKAFAVVGVHPAEFVHLAEKKGLEYAKNEVMKALEYAQKLCFEGKAVAIGEIGRPHYEVSEEIWNASIELMKYGMSLAKEADCAVQLHTESFDEAKFRELGEYV
- the pbp11 gene encoding tRNA-binding protein Pbp11, which produces MGLFDFLKRPEKKDAGGEFIASRNPAGRFLVDEVLTVFGRETLIGTVEGVVYPGYKVKGKGIAVIREIQRNRKRVDFAVDGDRVALILEGRTNAKKGDLLEVYQS
- a CDS encoding NAD(P)H-dependent oxidoreductase subunit E; amino-acid sequence: MEDLGYLSEYPPEPSSLIPLLQRTQERFGYLPREALEEIANYLGIPLSRVYGVATFYAQFRFEPLGEIRHQNLPWNGLPCERGNHDCTGHNGRARHRRRPDDRGRADNT
- a CDS encoding NAD(P)H-dependent oxidoreductase subunit E, with amino-acid sequence MNEAITIAQAITEELGIEEGQTTEDGLITLERVACLGCCSLAPVVMINDKVFGKLTPDKVRKLVKRLREGKLDV
- the nuoF gene encoding NADH-quinone oxidoreductase subunit NuoF — its product is MSEVKAIAVGMNSCGIAAGAKETYEAIKAELERRNLDVKLKIVGCVGMCYREPLVDVITEDEIITYGHVDPKKVPRIIEEHVINGKPIEEWIVKRDWWENGERKTWDVDGYFSKQVKIVLENSGYINPEDIEEYIAVGGYEALKKALKMEPEEIIDIITKSGLRGRGGAGFPTGLKWKFTREAKGDEKYIICNADEGDPGAFMDRNVLEGDPHRVIEGMIIGAYAIGATKGFIYVRAEYPLAIRRLKIALKQARERGFLGENILSSGFSFDIEIKEGAGAFVCGEETALIASIEGKRGMPRPRPPYPAQKGLFGKPTNINNVETWANVPWIIRHGWEAFASLGTEKSKGTKVFALSGKIKHSGNVEVPMGTTLREILYDIGGGTKTGKRIKALQLGGPSGGCIPESLFDTPVDYESVNATGAIMGSGGMVVMDEDTCMVDVAKFFLDFTVKESCGKCTFCRIGTKRMLEILERFTEGKATEEDLDRLERLAHHVKAGSLCGLGQTAPNPVLTTLRYFRDEYLAHIEGKCPAMVCKPLIRYVIVPERCTGCTACAIFCPAKAITGERLKPHEIDQERCIKCGTCYEVCRFNAIEILTGGE
- a CDS encoding NAD(P)-binding protein, which codes for MVKLIVDGKEVDAPRDKPLIEFLREIGHVPGFCYTGELEPYGSCRLCLIETERGITTACTLKPAEGMRIETLSEKVIEMRRSALELLLSSHYGDCIGPCQDACPAHADIQSYLALIAMGKYHEAVKLMKEKYILPAVLGRVCPAFCEEACRRNLVDEPVGIRLAKRFAADYDLENGPWMPEIPPSTGKRIAVVGGGPASLACAYYLRLKGHEVTIFEAMPQLGGMTRYGIPEYRLPRDVLDRDIATVINTGISVRTNTTLGRDVSLEELRENYDAVFLAIGAWKSRKMGIPGEDLKGVMHGIEFLRKVNTGEKVELGERVIVVGGGNTAMDVARTALRLGAKVTVVYRRSKAEMPANEREVEEAMEEGVEFLFLTNPVRILGDGRVEEVELIRMRLGEPDSSGRRKPIPIEGSEFRVKADNVILAIGQHCDEEFLRGLGIETRRGRAVVEEITLQTNLPGVFAGGDLVLGPSTVIESIATGRRAAIMIDLYLKGKLEKAREVLMEPEKHIEEILEDGELYELLFDLKPYNHWRYVSEEDYRETKRRPRAKAKLTDPEKRITGFEEVEKTLNESEARREASRCMSCGCLAVFDCRLREYATIYNVKPQLGRGEKRFEVDESHPYITLDPNKCVLCGLCVRFTQEISGEGLIDYLFRGYNTRVGPPLGDKMADLRGSFVGELADICPVGAIVERPPLTKPGPWKTEKIRTVCNGCSFACEMAVEVYAGTLVRASSVENSWNRYICDICRFERPWEKSLKGPLLNGRPVSWEEAKSFIEKENYALILTPDLTNEEIEALKSFAKQRGIPIGSTVSGSSSTATLYDVRKARRVLLMADPEKFPLLKVLLRGKEIVEESYDLAVVEGPAEPLDVPTLILRKGANAEGLLRAGITGIPKAERYVVVSNEPVELPGDVLLVPAGKWAEKSGTVTHALGIDIKVGVNGGRSPLEHFF